A genomic region of Deltaproteobacteria bacterium contains the following coding sequences:
- a CDS encoding BrnT family toxin, with amino-acid sequence MKYFSWDAKKNEQLKQRRGVSFEEVLLHIASGDVLDVVEHPNLQRYGGQRIFVVNIGGYAYLVPFVETGNQVFLKTIIPSRKATKRYLPKEKNDGETKR; translated from the coding sequence GTGAAGTACTTCTCGTGGGACGCCAAGAAGAACGAGCAGCTGAAGCAGCGGCGGGGCGTGTCCTTCGAGGAAGTCCTGCTCCACATTGCCAGCGGCGACGTGCTCGATGTTGTGGAGCACCCGAACCTGCAACGCTATGGCGGCCAGCGCATTTTCGTCGTGAACATCGGCGGCTACGCGTACCTGGTGCCCTTTGTCGAGACGGGCAATCAGGTATTCTTGAAGACAATCATCCCGAGCCGGAAGGCGACCAAACGCTACCTTCCGAAGGAGAAGAACGATGGCGAAACAAAGCGCTGA